Proteins from a single region of Desulfobacter postgatei 2ac9:
- a CDS encoding TRAP transporter large permease, which yields MSPILTGIFGIAAMIFMFMTQMPVAFVMALVGFIGVSLMASPNAGLILLSRSFYDTFASYDLTTIPLFILMGQLGFNSGISKRLYSAGYKFLGSIRGGLAMATVAACTAFGAVCGSSPATAATMATVGLPEMKRFNYDDALATGSVASGGGIGMIMPPSVVLIIYGILTEQSIGQLFVAGIFPALLVTLLFIGAVFFTCLMNKNAGPAGEKFSWAERFKALLGLGETLIIFALVVGGIFYGLFTPTEAASVGAFGVLIIAVLRRRLTWKGFVKSLIETLTTSCMVLMLITGAVIFGKFLAVTRIPFEIASWVSELNMAPALVIAVIIFIYFLGGCFMDALAFVTLTVPIFFPVVMELGYDPIWFGIIIVMVTEMGVITPPVGINVYVVYGVAQNVLSHNVALEKIFKGIIPFLIALIVGIIILIAFPWIILFLPDLMYS from the coding sequence ATGAGCCCCATTCTTACAGGAATTTTCGGCATTGCGGCCATGATCTTCATGTTCATGACCCAGATGCCTGTCGCGTTTGTTATGGCCCTGGTAGGGTTTATAGGCGTTTCATTAATGGCAAGCCCCAATGCGGGGCTTATTCTTTTATCCAGAAGTTTTTATGACACCTTTGCCTCCTATGATCTGACCACCATCCCGCTGTTCATTCTCATGGGGCAGTTGGGATTCAATTCCGGTATATCCAAGCGCCTCTATTCAGCCGGGTATAAATTCCTGGGAAGCATACGCGGGGGGCTTGCCATGGCAACGGTGGCTGCCTGTACGGCATTCGGGGCCGTATGCGGCTCAAGTCCGGCCACGGCCGCCACCATGGCAACGGTGGGATTACCCGAGATGAAGCGGTTCAACTATGACGATGCCCTGGCTACGGGCTCTGTGGCCTCGGGCGGCGGCATCGGCATGATCATGCCCCCGTCCGTGGTGCTGATCATCTACGGCATTTTAACGGAGCAGTCCATTGGCCAACTTTTTGTGGCCGGCATCTTCCCGGCTCTTCTTGTTACCCTGCTTTTTATCGGTGCTGTTTTCTTCACCTGTCTTATGAACAAAAACGCCGGGCCTGCCGGGGAAAAATTTTCCTGGGCCGAGCGATTCAAAGCGCTTTTGGGCCTTGGCGAGACCCTGATTATCTTTGCCCTGGTGGTGGGCGGCATTTTCTACGGCCTGTTCACCCCCACGGAGGCTGCGTCTGTAGGCGCTTTCGGTGTTCTAATCATTGCGGTACTCAGACGCCGGCTCACCTGGAAGGGATTCGTAAAATCATTAATAGAAACATTGACCACCTCCTGCATGGTTTTAATGCTGATCACAGGGGCGGTTATTTTCGGTAAATTCTTGGCTGTTACCCGGATTCCCTTTGAGATTGCATCCTGGGTGAGCGAACTTAATATGGCGCCGGCCCTAGTTATTGCCGTAATCATTTTTATCTATTTTCTGGGCGGCTGTTTTATGGATGCCCTGGCCTTTGTTACCCTCACGGTGCCTATATTTTTCCCGGTGGTCATGGAACTGGGGTATGACCCCATCTGGTTTGGCATTATCATTGTTATGGTCACGGAGATGGGGGTTATTACACCGCCTGTGGGCATCAATGTCTACGTGGTTTACGGGGTGGCCCAAAACGTGCTGTCCCATAACGTGGCCCTGGAAAAAATATTTAAAGGCATTATCCCGTTTCTGATTGCCCTGATTGTCGGGATTATCATTCTTATTGCCTTTCCCTGGATCATTTTGTTCCTTCCCGATTTGATGTACTCCTAA
- a CDS encoding TRAP transporter small permease — MTLLDRILNRISDLLRSVGALSLTLMMLITVVDVTGRFFKHPIFGSVELVGFLAVAVAAAAMPHTYKAGGHVGVEIITRLLPRKTRLLLDLFTRTLTLIFFSVAAWQMFVYAKEMQRAGEVSMNLELPLHYIVLVLAISLAFFSGTILQQIVATVNQLKKGTTR, encoded by the coding sequence ATGACATTGCTGGACCGTATTTTAAACCGTATTTCCGACCTGCTCAGATCTGTCGGCGCCCTTTCCCTGACGCTGATGATGCTCATTACCGTGGTTGATGTGACAGGCCGTTTTTTCAAACACCCCATTTTCGGATCTGTGGAACTTGTGGGTTTTTTAGCTGTTGCCGTGGCTGCTGCGGCCATGCCCCACACGTATAAAGCGGGCGGACACGTGGGTGTGGAAATTATCACCCGTCTTTTGCCCCGCAAGACCCGTCTGCTGCTGGATCTATTTACCCGGACCCTGACGTTGATTTTTTTCTCAGTGGCTGCCTGGCAGATGTTTGTTTATGCCAAAGAGATGCAGCGGGCTGGCGAAGTTTCCATGAACCTGGAATTGCCTCTGCATTATATTGTCCTTGTCCTGGCCATAAGCCTTGCTTTTTTTTCCGGCACCATCCTTCAGCAGATTGTTGCCACCGTCAACCAATTAAAAAAAGGCACCACCAGATGA
- a CDS encoding TRAP transporter substrate-binding protein, whose translation MKRWSVLLVLLLCVSWAPHISAKTTFRYSNFFPPTHIQSQLTESWCKEVEKRTNGEVVIQYFPASTLTKADQTYGEVVSGGIADIGMSALGYSRGRFPVAEAIDLPMGYTSGVQATAVANAMYEKFKPEEFNDTHILFFHAHGPGLIHTRDKEINTLEDLKGLKIRSTGTSGLVMDALGASPVGTSMRECYPMLQKGVVDGSCHPIESNKGWKLGEVVHYMIQNFSTAYTTTFGVFMNKNQWSKLTPEQQNAIMEINREWAVKHAEAWDESDKEGMAFFKEKGGIVIPQSAGDAEKWRQAALPVLDNYIKKVSEKGVDGKAVVDFIKANM comes from the coding sequence ATGAAAAGATGGTCTGTATTGCTGGTTCTTTTACTTTGTGTGTCCTGGGCACCCCATATTTCAGCCAAAACCACCTTTCGATACTCCAATTTTTTCCCGCCCACACATATCCAAAGCCAGCTTACTGAAAGCTGGTGCAAGGAAGTTGAAAAAAGAACCAATGGAGAAGTGGTTATCCAGTATTTCCCGGCATCCACTCTGACCAAAGCAGACCAAACCTACGGCGAGGTGGTGAGCGGGGGCATAGCCGACATCGGTATGAGCGCTTTGGGATACTCCCGGGGTAGGTTTCCGGTGGCAGAGGCCATTGACCTGCCCATGGGATACACTTCGGGGGTCCAGGCCACGGCCGTGGCCAATGCCATGTACGAGAAATTCAAACCCGAAGAGTTCAATGACACTCACATCCTGTTCTTCCATGCCCATGGTCCGGGCCTGATCCACACCCGGGATAAGGAAATAAACACCCTTGAAGACTTAAAGGGCCTTAAGATCAGGAGTACAGGGACCAGCGGCCTGGTTATGGACGCTTTAGGCGCATCACCAGTGGGCACAAGCATGCGGGAGTGTTACCCGATGCTGCAAAAGGGGGTGGTAGACGGCTCCTGTCACCCCATTGAATCCAACAAAGGCTGGAAATTGGGCGAAGTGGTCCATTACATGATTCAGAACTTTTCCACCGCTTATACCACCACCTTTGGTGTATTTATGAACAAAAATCAGTGGAGCAAACTTACGCCGGAACAGCAAAATGCTATTATGGAAATAAACCGGGAATGGGCAGTAAAACACGCAGAAGCCTGGGACGAATCCGACAAGGAGGGCATGGCGTTTTTCAAGGAAAAAGGAGGGATTGTCATCCCCCAGTCAGCAGGCGACGCTGAGAAGTGGCGTCAAGCTGCCCTGCCGGTTCTTGACAACTATATTAAAAAAGTATCTGAAAAGGGCGTAGATGGAAAAGCTGTTGTGGATTTTATAAAAGCCAACATGTAG
- a CDS encoding HDOD domain-containing protein has protein sequence MDNILSLPSDSDIKKVLKRNDKELPGFAQVMAKMLTLCNDPDATIGDVAKLVETDPSITAKVLGIVNSAFFNLRSRISAISEAVLFLGLDEVKKICLGATFFEKMVKSGPQKQVDRTFFWRHCLCVASLSQALAAEIGYPTPEDAYTAGLLHDFGKIALDRFGRVNYAVFCKNAFNCTGPSVEAERDVMGIGHDDLGAYYGHRWGFPQKLSLAIQYHHRRFNHLDLCKEDMQFICIVCLADFLAWTQGMGSVDAIAPLSLQPEVEQNIQLDRINFEAVIQKMDEEIENTAKFYEFKFPSSDQYRANLLKANLKLSSINSAYFSPKQKEIHQKKHSMTASITAPHCSLEPEKILSATLKAICQDFGFDRVYILRAISPLRRLQVVKCLQQDGFSNHLASHYISTDKVDNGFLQCLRNKEPVVINGTLPGEKEVLERFSVFQMLVVPFCSHDKVIGLLGMDYAVSGKKIEPGLFSSIALVANELGLALENASAYKKAKSASLHDGLTGLLNRMAVDDLLKESFIKAVSEDTPLSVAMIDVDFFKKFNDMFGHQAGDSVLKLIAKALKKMSRPTDYVGRYGGEEFIVVLNNTDPPKAGVYAERIRKEIERLGHLLSDRFPGLGLTVSIGISSFEHDTKNKQALVSKADEALYKAKKAGRNRVVSQ, from the coding sequence ATGGACAACATATTGAGTCTGCCCAGTGATTCTGATATCAAAAAAGTCCTGAAAAGAAATGACAAGGAACTGCCGGGATTTGCGCAGGTTATGGCCAAAATGCTCACCCTTTGCAATGACCCTGACGCTACCATTGGAGATGTGGCCAAACTGGTTGAAACAGACCCGAGCATCACCGCAAAGGTGCTGGGTATTGTAAACTCTGCTTTTTTCAATCTAAGATCGAGGATCTCAGCCATTTCAGAGGCCGTGCTCTTTCTGGGACTTGATGAGGTCAAAAAAATTTGCTTGGGTGCAACTTTTTTTGAAAAAATGGTTAAGTCCGGCCCCCAAAAACAAGTTGACCGAACGTTTTTCTGGCGTCACTGCCTGTGCGTGGCAAGTCTCAGTCAGGCCCTTGCCGCGGAGATAGGATATCCAACCCCTGAGGACGCTTATACGGCAGGCTTGCTCCATGATTTTGGAAAAATTGCCCTGGACCGTTTCGGCCGGGTGAATTATGCTGTTTTTTGCAAAAACGCCTTTAACTGCACCGGCCCATCGGTTGAAGCAGAAAGGGATGTCATGGGGATCGGGCACGATGACCTGGGGGCATATTACGGACATCGCTGGGGATTTCCCCAAAAGCTTTCCCTGGCCATACAATACCACCACCGTCGTTTTAACCATCTGGATCTTTGCAAGGAAGATATGCAGTTTATTTGCATTGTCTGTCTGGCTGATTTTCTGGCCTGGACCCAGGGCATGGGCTCTGTAGATGCCATTGCCCCACTATCGCTACAGCCCGAAGTTGAACAAAATATTCAGCTTGACCGTATAAACTTTGAAGCCGTGATCCAAAAAATGGATGAAGAGATTGAAAATACGGCCAAGTTTTATGAATTCAAATTTCCTTCTTCTGACCAGTACCGAGCCAACCTGCTCAAGGCCAATTTAAAATTGAGCTCCATTAACTCGGCCTATTTTTCCCCCAAACAAAAAGAAATCCATCAGAAAAAGCACTCTATGACTGCAAGCATCACCGCACCCCACTGCAGCCTGGAGCCCGAAAAGATACTATCGGCGACTTTGAAAGCCATTTGCCAGGATTTTGGTTTTGACAGGGTTTACATATTAAGGGCAATCTCCCCTTTACGCCGCCTTCAGGTTGTAAAGTGCCTGCAACAGGACGGTTTTTCAAACCATTTGGCATCTCACTATATCTCCACGGATAAGGTGGATAACGGTTTTCTCCAGTGCCTGAGAAATAAAGAGCCGGTTGTCATCAACGGCACCCTGCCAGGCGAAAAGGAGGTGCTGGAACGGTTTTCAGTATTCCAGATGCTTGTTGTTCCTTTTTGCAGTCATGATAAGGTAATCGGACTTCTGGGAATGGATTATGCTGTATCCGGAAAAAAAATTGAGCCGGGTCTGTTTTCATCCATTGCGCTTGTGGCCAATGAGCTTGGGCTTGCGCTGGAAAATGCATCGGCCTATAAAAAGGCCAAGTCCGCATCTCTTCACGACGGGCTCACCGGGCTGCTCAACAGGATGGCCGTTGATGATCTGTTAAAAGAATCTTTTATAAAAGCAGTCAGTGAAGATACGCCCCTTTCCGTTGCTATGATTGATGTGGATTTTTTTAAAAAATTTAATGATATGTTCGGCCACCAGGCTGGAGACAGCGTCCTCAAGCTCATCGCAAAAGCCTTAAAAAAAATGTCCCGCCCCACAGACTATGTCGGCCGATACGGTGGAGAGGAGTTTATCGTTGTGCTGAATAACACAGACCCCCCCAAAGCGGGTGTGTATGCCGAACGTATTCGAAAGGAGATCGAACGTCTGGGCCATCTGCTTTCTGATCGTTTTCCAGGGCTTGGCCTGACCGTGAGTATCGGCATCAGCAGTTTTGAACATGATACGAAAAACAAGCAAGCCCTGGTGTCAAAGGCGGATGAGGCCCTGTACAAAGCAAAGAAAGCCGGTCGGAATCGGGTGGTTTCACAATGA
- the hysD gene encoding NiFeSe hydrogenase maturation protease, translating into MKKLLVLGVGNILMQDEGIGVHAINELWKEKEIWKDADVEFIDGGTFTQDIFYLFEGYENLLVLDIVRANQTPGTIFSLEENHLRKDKKQMLSLHDIDLLDSLGMAQMRGHRPYLRVVGIEPATIDWGTELTPPLAAALPDYLKVVRKHINEILGSSDTV; encoded by the coding sequence ATGAAAAAATTACTGGTGCTTGGTGTGGGAAATATCCTGATGCAGGACGAAGGCATCGGCGTTCACGCCATCAATGAACTCTGGAAGGAAAAAGAGATCTGGAAAGATGCAGACGTGGAGTTCATCGACGGCGGCACCTTTACCCAGGACATCTTTTACCTGTTTGAAGGGTATGAAAACCTTCTGGTGCTCGATATCGTCCGGGCCAACCAGACACCCGGCACCATCTTTTCCCTGGAAGAAAACCACCTGAGAAAAGATAAAAAGCAGATGCTCTCTTTACACGACATTGATCTTTTAGACTCTTTAGGTATGGCTCAAATGCGTGGACACAGGCCCTATCTGAGGGTAGTGGGGATTGAACCGGCCACCATTGACTGGGGAACGGAACTTACCCCGCCTTTGGCAGCCGCCCTTCCCGATTATTTGAAGGTCGTTCGAAAACACATCAACGAGATCCTTGGGTCATCCGACACGGTGTGA
- the hysA gene encoding NiFeSe hydrogenase large subunit HysA, which yields MSGSKPTTGSVGVDSTKKLKISIDPITRIEGHLKAEVEVKNGVVVDARMSGGMYRGFEQILVGRDPRDAVQITQRICGVCPTAHATASSLALDDAFGVTLTDNGRIARNLILGANFIQSHILHFYHLAALDYVNGPDTAPFIPRYKHNDIRVSKDINDLCVGQYLEALEIRKICHEMVALLGGKMPHVQGIVVGGTTEIPTREALNAYAERFKKIKKFVMEKYIPVIYTLAGPYGDLLKTGVGHKNLVSWGVFPMDSKGNTLLKPGVYTDGKDYKVDPTQIKEYVKYSWFEDSTTGLNPTRGRTRPEPGKAGAYSFIKAPRYNGKPHEGGPLARMWATNPELSKTGQEALGVKKLRDIGDACFSILGRHVARAEETLLVAKAVEQWIAQATPGKETFVPAAIPENAEGLGMTEAPRGALLHYVEIKNSVISNYQITSATIWNANPRDDMGQRGPIEEALIGVPVPDVDNPVNVGRLIRAYDPULGCAVHVLDADTGKQIKVEVPL from the coding sequence ATGTCAGGCAGCAAACCCACTACCGGATCAGTCGGGGTCGATAGCACTAAAAAACTTAAAATAAGCATTGACCCGATCACAAGGATCGAAGGCCACCTGAAAGCCGAGGTGGAAGTTAAAAATGGCGTTGTTGTGGACGCCCGCATGTCAGGCGGCATGTACCGGGGATTTGAGCAAATTCTTGTGGGCCGCGACCCCAGAGATGCCGTCCAGATCACCCAGAGAATCTGCGGGGTATGCCCCACAGCCCATGCCACGGCATCATCCCTTGCCCTGGATGACGCATTCGGCGTAACACTTACGGACAACGGACGAATCGCCAGAAATCTTATCCTGGGGGCCAACTTCATCCAGTCCCATATCCTGCATTTCTACCATCTGGCAGCACTTGACTATGTGAACGGTCCGGACACGGCGCCTTTTATTCCCAGATATAAACACAATGACATCCGGGTCTCCAAGGATATTAACGACCTATGCGTCGGCCAGTACCTTGAAGCCCTTGAAATACGTAAAATCTGCCATGAAATGGTGGCGCTTCTGGGCGGCAAAATGCCCCATGTCCAGGGCATTGTGGTGGGTGGAACAACGGAAATTCCTACCAGAGAAGCCCTGAATGCCTATGCCGAACGGTTCAAAAAAATCAAAAAATTCGTCATGGAAAAATATATTCCAGTGATCTACACCCTGGCAGGGCCCTACGGCGATCTGCTCAAAACCGGTGTGGGCCACAAAAATCTGGTCTCCTGGGGTGTATTCCCCATGGACAGCAAAGGCAACACCCTGCTGAAACCAGGCGTTTATACGGACGGGAAAGACTATAAAGTGGACCCGACCCAGATCAAGGAATATGTTAAATACTCCTGGTTTGAAGACAGCACCACAGGTTTGAATCCCACCAGGGGCCGGACCCGGCCGGAACCGGGCAAAGCCGGTGCCTACTCCTTTATCAAGGCGCCCAGATACAATGGCAAGCCCCATGAAGGTGGGCCTTTGGCCAGAATGTGGGCCACCAACCCGGAACTGTCGAAAACCGGTCAGGAAGCACTGGGGGTTAAAAAACTGCGCGATATTGGTGATGCCTGTTTCTCAATTTTGGGCCGCCATGTGGCAAGGGCCGAAGAGACGCTCCTGGTTGCCAAAGCGGTTGAACAGTGGATTGCCCAAGCCACACCGGGCAAAGAGACCTTTGTTCCGGCGGCTATCCCGGAAAACGCGGAAGGTCTTGGTATGACAGAAGCCCCCAGAGGCGCGCTTCTCCACTATGTGGAGATCAAGAACTCCGTGATATCCAATTACCAGATCACCTCTGCCACCATCTGGAACGCCAACCCCAGGGATGACATGGGCCAGAGAGGCCCCATTGAAGAAGCCCTGATCGGCGTCCCCGTACCGGACGTGGACAATCCGGTGAATGTCGGGCGCCTGATACGCGCCTACGACCCCTGACTGGGCTGCGCCGTCCACGTGCTGGACGCAGATACCGGCAAGCAAATCAAAGTGGAAGTTCCCCTGTAA
- the hysB gene encoding NiFeSe hydrogenase small subunit, whose translation MKDDHMLPETQQEKSGVTRRCFLKTVAGAAAGIGVSQMVNPTLVKALEKGLERHPVLWIQGQACTGCSVSLLNSVDPSIADVLLKVISLQYHPTIMAGEGKTALENLFGIAREYKGKFSLVVEGAIPTAAEGKYCGVGEYAHKEYTMVDLVKEVAPMAGSCLAVGTCAAYGGIPAAKGNVTGATGCRDFFAANSINTPIVNIPGCPPHPDWIVLSIVHLLEKGIPELDDEGRPMLFFGENIHDNCPRLKMYEADQLSQTLSDPKGCRINLGCKGPSTYADCYKRKWNSGLNWCVDNAVCIACVEPGFPDQSSPFYEPA comes from the coding sequence GTGAAAGACGACCATATGTTGCCCGAAACGCAACAAGAAAAATCAGGAGTTACCAGGCGATGCTTCCTGAAAACCGTTGCCGGTGCCGCAGCCGGCATTGGTGTGTCCCAGATGGTGAACCCGACGCTGGTTAAAGCCCTTGAAAAAGGACTTGAACGGCATCCGGTTCTCTGGATCCAGGGACAGGCATGCACAGGCTGTTCGGTCAGCCTGCTCAACAGCGTTGATCCCAGCATTGCAGATGTGCTTTTGAAAGTCATCAGTCTGCAATATCATCCCACAATAATGGCCGGAGAAGGCAAAACTGCCCTGGAGAACCTGTTTGGCATTGCCAGGGAATACAAGGGAAAATTTTCTCTTGTTGTGGAAGGCGCCATCCCTACGGCAGCAGAGGGCAAGTACTGTGGTGTTGGTGAATACGCGCATAAAGAGTACACCATGGTTGACCTGGTCAAGGAAGTGGCTCCCATGGCCGGCTCCTGTCTTGCTGTGGGCACCTGTGCCGCATACGGCGGCATTCCCGCGGCCAAAGGGAATGTCACCGGTGCCACCGGATGCAGAGACTTTTTCGCAGCTAACAGCATTAACACCCCGATCGTCAATATCCCGGGCTGTCCGCCCCATCCGGACTGGATCGTCCTTTCGATCGTACATCTGCTGGAAAAGGGCATTCCTGAATTGGATGATGAAGGACGCCCCATGCTCTTCTTTGGAGAGAATATCCATGACAACTGCCCCAGGCTGAAAATGTATGAGGCAGACCAACTGTCCCAGACCCTGTCAGACCCCAAAGGCTGCCGTATAAACCTGGGCTGCAAGGGACCTTCCACATATGCGGACTGCTACAAGAGAAAATGGAACAGCGGCCTGAACTGGTGTGTGGATAATGCGGTCTGTATCGCTTGCGTTGAACCCGGTTTCCCGGATCAATCATCACCCTTTTATGAACCCGCATAA
- a CDS encoding YbgC/FadM family acyl-CoA thioesterase, with amino-acid sequence MMTTKHITNLHAADQDPAIHHLEARVYYEDTDHSGVVYHANYLKFFERAREDIFGIETLVRMWHDKGIGFAVYKAEIGYHEGAQFGDLLDIRTTWEKQGPYRVVFYHSAWRPGQNKPAVTCALDLVCLGPGKKLLPIPEFDFLD; translated from the coding sequence ATGATGACCACAAAACATATCACCAATCTACATGCAGCGGATCAGGACCCGGCCATTCATCACCTTGAGGCCAGGGTATATTATGAAGATACGGATCACTCCGGGGTGGTTTACCACGCCAATTATCTGAAATTTTTTGAACGGGCCAGGGAAGACATATTCGGTATTGAGACCCTGGTCCGGATGTGGCACGACAAAGGCATCGGCTTTGCCGTATACAAAGCTGAGATCGGCTACCACGAGGGGGCGCAATTCGGGGATCTCCTGGATATCCGGACCACCTGGGAAAAACAGGGGCCATACCGGGTGGTGTTTTACCACAGCGCCTGGCGCCCGGGCCAAAACAAGCCCGCGGTAACCTGCGCCCTGGACCTGGTTTGCCTGGGGCCGGGCAAAAAGCTTTTGCCCATTCCGGAATTCGATTTTCTGGATTAG
- a CDS encoding nitroreductase family protein, translated as MELKDVIEQRRSVRGYLHKPLPKEILTRILAIATRAPSTKNTQPWHFYVVAEEPLEQLKRANVERFRSSEDPPEEMAHILIEPEKGTVYRERQVDIAKRLFHVMGIEREDKAKRMAWMERGFRYFDAPAAIILAGDKSRPIEGIYLDAGLVIQNICLAAVDFGLATCIENQGIIYSDVIREIVQIPDDKRLLVAIAIGYPDWDFPANQVISPREDVENVITWCGV; from the coding sequence ATGGAATTAAAGGATGTCATTGAACAAAGAAGAAGTGTTCGCGGATATTTACACAAACCGCTTCCCAAAGAGATTCTGACCCGGATTCTTGCCATCGCTACCAGGGCACCGTCTACGAAAAATACACAACCCTGGCATTTTTATGTGGTTGCCGAAGAACCTTTGGAGCAGCTAAAACGTGCCAATGTGGAAAGATTCCGCAGTTCTGAAGATCCCCCTGAAGAGATGGCTCATATCCTGATTGAACCGGAAAAAGGCACTGTGTACCGTGAACGGCAGGTAGATATTGCAAAACGATTGTTTCATGTTATGGGTATCGAACGGGAAGATAAAGCCAAACGGATGGCGTGGATGGAACGCGGATTCCGGTATTTTGACGCCCCTGCAGCGATCATCCTTGCCGGTGATAAATCACGCCCCATTGAAGGCATCTATCTGGATGCCGGGCTGGTTATTCAAAATATCTGCCTGGCTGCCGTTGATTTCGGGCTTGCTACCTGTATTGAGAACCAGGGTATCATCTATTCCGACGTCATCAGAGAGATTGTTCAAATCCCCGATGATAAGCGTTTACTCGTTGCCATTGCAATCGGGTACCCTGACTGGGATTTTCCTGCAAATCAGGTGATCAGTCCGCGGGAGGATGTGGAAAATGTTATTACCTGGTGTGGAGTATAA
- a CDS encoding HAD family hydrolase — MIRIEIPGTGPVNIQNVIFDYNGTIAADGCLLDGVGPAMNRLAHRLDFHVVTADTFGSVREQLEGVKAEVVLISNQEQDQKKLDVLKHIGSETTMAVGNGVNDALMLKHARLGVAVLGEEGMALPALMSADVMIRHILDLFAFFENPKRLIATLRN, encoded by the coding sequence ATGATTCGCATTGAAATTCCCGGCACCGGTCCGGTTAATATTCAGAATGTAATCTTTGACTACAACGGCACCATTGCAGCGGACGGCTGTCTTCTTGACGGGGTAGGGCCGGCCATGAACCGGCTTGCCCACCGCCTTGATTTTCACGTTGTGACAGCCGATACCTTTGGCTCGGTCCGGGAACAGCTTGAAGGTGTGAAGGCTGAAGTTGTGCTCATTTCAAATCAGGAACAGGATCAAAAAAAACTGGATGTACTCAAACACATCGGCTCGGAGACCACCATGGCTGTGGGCAACGGGGTTAATGATGCCCTGATGCTTAAACATGCAAGGTTGGGTGTTGCGGTGCTTGGAGAGGAGGGGATGGCGTTGCCGGCCCTGATGTCCGCCGATGTGATGATCCGGCATATTCTGGATCTATTTGCCTTTTTTGAAAATCCTAAACGGTTGATTGCCACTCTGAGAAACTGA
- a CDS encoding acetate kinase, with protein sequence MKVLVINSGSSSLKYKLFDLAGPRAICAGLVERIGSSESSLTHTLYSDPGPGEKTELFEYFENHTQAIEKVAALLMAGDEPLVKSAQELVAIGHRVAQGGEIFKENCIVDDWAIEGIRENIVLAPLHNPANLAGIEAAMAHFPGVPSVAVFDTLFASHLPDYVYRYALPAAYYTQYKVRRYGFHGASHAYVTRTLAGLMGKPLNELSNIVCHLGNGSSITAVKGGVCRETSMGMTPTSGLIMGTRCGDIDPSLPAYLASCTGKSAAQIQTVLDRESGLAGICGMNDMRDIHKAMALGDDNARLAFEMLCHGIKKYIGAYYAVLGRLDAIAFTAGIGENDAGVRGKCLEGLEHLGIIVDQEVNAGLRGKSARISTDDSAVAVWVVPTDEEFEIATICKDLVLRSNKNV encoded by the coding sequence ATGAAAGTACTTGTCATTAATTCAGGAAGTTCCTCCCTGAAGTATAAATTGTTTGATTTAGCCGGTCCCAGGGCAATATGCGCGGGGTTGGTGGAGCGAATCGGCAGTTCGGAGAGCAGTCTGACCCATACCCTGTACTCTGACCCGGGACCCGGTGAAAAAACCGAGTTGTTTGAATATTTTGAAAATCATACCCAGGCCATCGAAAAGGTGGCTGCTTTACTTATGGCGGGTGATGAGCCGCTTGTTAAATCTGCACAGGAACTTGTGGCCATTGGGCACCGGGTGGCCCAGGGCGGTGAAATTTTTAAGGAAAACTGCATTGTGGATGACTGGGCCATTGAGGGGATCCGGGAGAACATCGTGCTGGCGCCCTTGCATAACCCGGCCAACCTGGCCGGTATTGAAGCGGCCATGGCGCATTTCCCCGGCGTGCCTTCGGTTGCGGTGTTTGACACGCTGTTTGCAAGTCATCTGCCTGATTATGTGTACCGGTATGCGTTGCCCGCAGCTTATTACACTCAATATAAAGTCAGGCGGTACGGATTCCACGGCGCCTCCCACGCCTATGTCACCAGAACGCTTGCCGGTCTCATGGGAAAACCTTTAAATGAGTTGAGCAATATTGTGTGCCACCTGGGTAACGGGTCTTCGATAACCGCCGTCAAAGGCGGCGTGTGCCGGGAAACCTCCATGGGCATGACGCCGACTTCCGGTTTGATCATGGGAACCCGGTGCGGTGACATTGATCCTTCGCTGCCTGCTTATCTTGCCTCCTGTACCGGGAAAAGTGCTGCACAAATTCAGACCGTTCTTGACCGTGAAAGCGGTCTTGCCGGTATCTGCGGCATGAACGACATGCGGGATATCCACAAAGCCATGGCCTTGGGTGATGACAATGCCAGGCTTGCCTTTGAGATGCTGTGCCACGGCATTAAAAAATATATCGGGGCTTACTATGCCGTGCTGGGTCGTCTGGATGCCATTGCCTTTACCGCCGGCATCGGGGAAAATGATGCGGGCGTCCGGGGTAAGTGCCTGGAAGGGCTTGAGCATCTCGGCATTATAGTGGATCAAGAAGTTAACGCCGGTTTAAGGGGTAAATCCGCTCGTATCTCAACCGATGACAGCGCTGTGGCGGTCTGGGTGGTCCCCACGGATGAAGAGTTTGAGATTGCAACCATCTGCAAAGACCTTGTATTGAGAAGCAACAAAAATGTATAA